Proteins from a genomic interval of Liolophura sinensis isolate JHLJ2023 chromosome 3, CUHK_Ljap_v2, whole genome shotgun sequence:
- the LOC135463733 gene encoding U11/U12 small nuclear ribonucleoprotein 25 kDa protein-like, with protein MASPTSDISEEPVAMTTDNEVVVKVEEQADTSAMSHKELMDKVKGELAQLMKDDTLLNDLPGEVTLEEVKSQIALEYGQAMTVFVRRDDDQTMPVVVTQNATVQELKRLIRTFVNLKLSREGGKRCISWRYIWKRYWLYFDGEKLSDDNKLLKDYGIHNKCEVSFRKRLSKRGLGDVN; from the exons ATGGCTTCTCCTACGTCAGACATCTCGGAGGAACCGGTAGCTATGACAACAGACAATGAAGTGGTTGTCAAGGTAGAAGAACAAGCAGACACATCAGCAATGTCACACAAAGAACTCATGGACAAAGTGAAGGGAGAATTAGCCCAGCTGATGAAA gacgacaccttgttaaacgATCTgccaggggaggtaactctggaGGAAGTAAAGTCTCAGATAGCTCTGGAATACGGACAGGCCATGACAGTTTTTGTACGAAGAGACGATGACCAAACCATGC CTGTTGTTGTTACACAAAATGCTACAGTACAGGAGTTGAAACGTTTGATCCGGACATTTGTCAATCTAAAGCTGAGCCGTGAAGGGGGCAAGAGATGTATAAGCTG GAGATACATCTGGAAGAGGTACTGGCTGTATTTTGATGGAGAAAAATTGTCTGATGATAACAAACTTCTTAAAGA CTATGGGATTCACAATAAATGTGAAGTGTCCTTCCGTAAAAGACTTTCCAAGAGAGGCCTGGGGGATGTGAACTGA
- the LOC135463734 gene encoding DNA-directed RNA polymerase III subunit RPC10-like — MTVTMLMFCPTCANVLVVEEGQNCYRFACNTCPYVQNISQKMSSRKYPKLKEVDDVLGGAAAWENVDSTEETCPKCEHNRAYFMQIQTRSADEPMTTFYKCCNPECAHRWRE, encoded by the exons ATGACCGTCACGATGTTGATGTTTTGCCCCACGTGCGCCAATGTGCTGGTGGTTGAGGAAGGACAGAACTGTTACAGATTCGCCTGCAACACGTGCCCTTATGTACAGAATATCTCACAGAAG ATGTCCAGTCGGAAGTACCCCAAACTGAAAGAAGTAGACGATGTGTTGGGTGGGGCAGCAGCCTGGGAGAATGTCGACTCTACAGAAG aaacTTGCCCAAAATGTGAGCATAACAGAGCATACTTTATGCAGATCCAGACACGGTCTGCGGATGAGCCAATGACAACATTTTACAAGTGTTGTAATCCGGAATGTGCCCATAGATGGAGGGAATGA
- the LOC135463851 gene encoding uncharacterized protein LOC135463851: MSGEERTAQSAVPKGKLAKMKSFTEALKDKYCDVGDIDNNINIVIFGKPSRKREDSESSEGEPELGHLRTVVLNKMKISHAGLPSSGLASLCPNISDLDLQGNSLTSWRETLTILSHLPCLKFVNLSSNKFIHDQETLAAWNHPLKSVEDLVLNRTEMTWEEVLSLAQLTPNLKELHICDNGYQTISDGNLQALESIETLRLNNNNIQEWAEFWKLRHLPQLQSLILSGNPVEVVFYDQSSDSTLPSDSPKESTCDLTNEKSVSVCASVLDDIVSSVNSFSQNCIDDCSRLEINQISASNSVCNDQVQTYGDQDDPEYSSGQIRNEAQDGLYQLPNYNTQDCAIGKNCDRLTQKAMTCDTEAPHSVSQVAENNIPQSPVGENSDKPTQKATTCDIEAPHGVNQLPNTTMNTSVVKETCDRPTPGSTRCGISDTTSLSAVRITVLNSGNSTQENFSFNKNAHLGSNPNASQEVKHFVQNNCDSGTVLSGSTADGQSSCRAELEMGGNRDSAKPFRNLSMLCLSQTRLSDWEHLSAINSFPSIKSLRITGISLADDLPQDDRRKLFLACLPSVKVLNGGEVSQTEREKAERHFLRHFLQKEEKPERYLELEQKHGKLTPLVEIDLTRGFQEWVTVKFVYNGTEVLEDKIRVMENVGKLKTFIRQKLCKKLGITRFKMWHLACGPFHSSPGVELEELFLDSLPLSRFDVQEADEIHIEQVEGFKPGLQLGLGNGTTYRW, encoded by the exons ATGTCGGGGGAAGAAAGGACAGCTCAGTCTGCGGTGCCAAAGGGAAAGCTTGCGAAAATGAAGAGCTTCACCGAGGCCTTAAAGGACAAATACTGCGATGTAGGAGACATcgacaacaacatcaacatcgtGATATTTGGTAAACCCTCGAGGAAGCGAGAGGACTCGGAGTCGAGTGAAGGGGAACCGGAGCTGGGGCATCTGAGGACAGTG GTTCTGAACAAGATGAAAATCAGCCATGCTGGTTTACCTAGCTCTGGCCTGGCTTCATTATGTCCCAACATTTCTGACCTTGACCTGCAGGGCAACAGCTTGACTTCCTGGAGGGAAACACTGACCATTCTCTCTCACCTCCCCTGTCTCAAATTTGTTAACCTGAGCTCAAACAAATTCATCCATGACCAG GAAACATTAGCAGCTTGGAACCATCCTTTGAAATCTGTTGAAGACTTGGTGCTAAACCGCACAGAAATGACATGGGAAGAAGTTCTCTCCCTTGCACAGCTAACCCCCAATCTTAAAGAACTGCACATCTGTGATAATG GGTACCAGACAATCAGTGATGGCAACCTTCAAGCTTTGGAAAGTATTGAAACACTTCgtttgaacaacaacaacattcaagA ATGGGCTGAGTTCTGGAAATTACGTCATCTTCCTCAGCTACAGAGCCTTATCCTGTCTGGGAACCCAGTTGAAGTAGTTTTCTACGACCAGTCATCAGATAGCACACTTCCATCAGACTCTCCTAAAGAAAGTACGTGTGActtaacaaatgaaaaatctgTTAGCGTCTGTGCTTCTGTTTTGGATGATATTGTCTCGAGTGTgaattcattttcacaaaattgcaTAGATGATTGTTCTAGATTGGAAATAAACCAAATCTCTGCGTCTAATTCAGTGTGTAATGACCAAGTACAAACTTATGGTGATCAAGATGATCCAGAATACAGCTCTGGACAGATTCGTAACGAGGCTCAAGATGGTTTATATCAGCTGCCAAACTACAATACTCAGGACTGTGCCATCGGCAAAAACTGTGATAGGCTCACACAAAAAGCCATGACTTGTGATACTGAGGCTCCACACAGTGTAAGCCAGGTAGCAGAAAACAATATTCCACAATCTCCTGTCGGAGAAAACAGTGATAAACCCACACAGAAAGCAACAACCTGTGATATTGAGGCTCCACATGGTGTAAATCAGCTACCAAACACCACCATGAATACATCTGTTGTCAAAGAAACCTGTGATAGGCCCACACCAGGGTCCACAAGATGTGGTATTAGTGACACTACTTCTCTGAGCGCTGTTCGGATCACAGTGCTCAACTCGGGGAATTCAACGCAAGAAAATTTTTCATTCAATAAAAACGCCCACCTTGGAAGCAATCCCAATGCATCTCAGGAAGTAAAACATTTCGTCCAAAACAACTGTGATAGTGGGACAGTGCTGTCTGGAAGCACTGCTGATGGACAATCAAGTTGTAGAGCAGAGCTGGAGATGGGAGGTAACAGAGATTCTGCGAAACCATTCAGGAACTTGTCCATGCTGTGTTTGAGTCAGACGAGGCTGTCGGATTGGGAACACCTCAGTGCAATCAACTCCTTCCCCAGTATAAAATCTCTTAGAATCACG GGCATTTCATTGGCTGATGACTTACCACAGGATGACAGAAGGAAGCTGTTCTTGGCATG CTTACCCTCAGTTAAAGTGTTGAATGGTGGGGAGGTGTCACAGACGGAGAGAGAAAAGGCTGAACGTCATTTCCTTCGGCACTTCTTACAGAAAGAGGAAAAGCCAGAGAGGTACCTCGAGTTGGAACAGAAGCACG GTAAGCTCACACCGTTGGTTGAGATAGATTTAACACGAGGCTTCCAAGAGTGGGTCACAGTCAAGTTTGTCTACAATGGCACTGAAGTTCTTGAGGATAAAATCCGGGTCATGGAAAATGTTGGAAAACTGAAAACCTTCATCAGACAAAAACTCTGCAAAAAGTTGGGAATAAC GAGGTTTAAAATGTGGCACCTGGCATGTGGACCGTTTCATTCATCACCAGGGGTGGAATTAGAGGAACTCTTTCTGGACTCTTTACCTTTGAGTCGTTTTGATGTGCAAGAAGCAGACGAAATCCACATTGAGCAAGTTGAagggttcaaacctggcttGCAGCTAGGACTGGGCAATGGAACAACATATCGCTGGTAA